A genomic window from Daphnia carinata strain CSIRO-1 chromosome 9, CSIRO_AGI_Dcar_HiC_V3, whole genome shotgun sequence includes:
- the LOC130698020 gene encoding dual specificity mitogen-activated protein kinase kinase 4-like gives MSTEEQQAEDKRSRLRPLSFSGLPTKCLSPSSAIAPIQSFPMEKWNITDVNNSPGKLQISPELIYDFTAEDLEDMGEIGRGNFGSVNKMLHIKTNTVMAVKRIRSTVDEKEQKQLLMDLEVVMRSNNCPFIVLFYGALFTEGDCWICMELMDISLDKFYRFTHQRLKEKIPESILGKMAFATVQALNYLKENLEIIHRDVKPSNILMDRRGNIKLCDFGISGQLVDSIAKTRDAGCRPYMAPERIDPQSSARGYDIRSDVWSLGITLIEIATGKFPYPHWNSVFDQLTQVVHGDPPRLISSYSKNPTNNSSSKNGNLVQECPFSDEFVNLVNTCMQKEARQRPKYSKLLQHPFLLASQAEQVDVSAYVDNILQRIKTLGLTVADLQMD, from the exons ATGTCGACAGAAGAACAGCAAG cgGAAGACAAGCGAAGCAGGCTGAGACCTCTTTCATTCTCTGGATTACCAACTAAATGTCTATCACCTAGTAGTGCAATTGCCCCCATTCAGTCTTTTCCTAT GGAAAAATGGAATATCACTGATGTCAACAATTCCCCAGGAAAGCTGCAAATATCTCCTGAATtg ATATATGATTTCACAGCTGAGGACCTGGAAGACATGGGTGAAATCGGTAGAGGAAATTTCGGAAGTGTCAATAAAATGCTCCATATCAAAACAAACACTGTCATGGCTGTCAAG agAATCCGTTCCACTGttgatgaaaaagaacagaagcAACTGCTGATGGACTTGGAAGTCGTTATGAGAAGCAATAATTGTCCATTTATTGTACTGTTTTATGGAGCATTGTTTACTGAG GGCGACTGCTGGATTTGCATGGAATTAATGGATATTTCTCTGGATAAGTTTTATCGTTTTACACACCAGCGGCTTAAGGAAAAGATCCCTGAATCCATCCTTGGGAAAATGGCTTTTGCG ACTGTCCAAGCCTTGAACTATTTGAAGGAGAACTTGGAAATCATTCATCGTGATGTCAAACCCTCCAACATTTTAATGGACAGGCGCGGGAATATCAAGCTGTGCGACTTTGGCATTTCAGGCCAGCTGGTCGATTCGATCGCCAAAACCCGAGACGCTGGATGCCGTCCTTACATGGCT CCCGAACGGATCGATCCACAATCTTCCGCTCGAGGGTACGACATTCGTAGCGACGTGTGGTCGCTCGGTATCACCTTGATCGAAATAGCCACCGGCAAGTTCCCCTATCCCCATTGGAACTCTGTTTTTGATCAGCTGACACAG GTGGTGCATGGAGATCCGCCCAGACTCATCTCTAGCTACAGTAAAAATCCGACCAATAATTCAAGTTCCAAAAATGGAAACTTGGTTCAAGAGTGTCCATTTTCAGATGAATTTGTGAATTTGGTAAATACATG CATGCAGAAAGAGGCCCGACAGCGACCCAAGTACTCCAAGCTTCTACAACATCCGTTCCTGCTGGCCAGCCAGGCCGAGCAAGTCGACGTGAGCGCTTACGTCGACAACATCCTACAGCGCATCAAGACGCTCGGTTTGACGGTCGCCGACTTGCAGATGGATTAG
- the LOC130698019 gene encoding C-type lectin 37Da-like has translation MYAFNLPSIVSCIFGVLLFNGQVSQQFAVDVVPQQGSGVVQADAHSAIGEKAVTTAACEGSIGNNKCIKIKDKCTCYVNQQLPWRKAFEFCKTNRKDLISIETAKDQADIESFLMPIILGDEVAQKTGGVWTSGAQVPALDNYYWASKQKLVSFANWFYGEPNSDGTPQCIRITLTPEGTWATASCKEAHLPFICQD, from the exons ATGTACGCATTTAACTTACCAAGCATTGTGTCTTGCATCTTTGGTGTCCTCTTGTTCAATG GACAAGTTAGTCAGCAGTTCGCTGTAGATGTAGTACCTCAGCAAGGGTCAGGTGTAGTCCAGGCAGACGCACATTCAGCCATCGGAGAGAAGGCAGTGACAACagcag CCTGTGAAGGTAGTATCGGAAATAACAAATGCATCAAAATTAAAGATAAATGCACATGCTACGTGAATCAGCAG TTACCTTGGCGGAAAGCTTTCGAATTCTGCAAAACCAATCGCAAGGATCTAATCAGCATTGAAACAGCAAAAGATCAGGCAGACATTGAAAGCTTCTTAATGCCCATTATCTTAGGAG ACGAAGTCGCTCAGAAAACCGGAGGTGTCTGGACGTCAGGGGCACAAGTTCCAGCATTAGATAATTACTACTGGGCTTCCAAACAGAAACTCGTCTCTTTCGCCAACTGGTTCTATGGTGAGCCCAACAGCGATGGAACCCCTCAGTGCATTCGCATCACGCTTACACCGGAAGGTACCTGGGCCACCGCGTCGTGCAAAGAAGCTCATCTACCCTTCATTTGCCAAGactaa